One bacterium genomic region harbors:
- a CDS encoding glycosyltransferase family 4 protein → MSEAPIRVAMIGQKGYPPVHGGIEKHVAELAARLAPRGVEITIYSRPHYSDADGPTAMPGVTVRRLPSVPTKHLDAITHTLAATADAVRHGYDIVHYHALGPALLSGVPRWLGRGRTVVTVHGLDWQRDKWGPVAAAVLRGGEGASARFPDGLIVVSQALRQHYAAKHGVQAVCIPNGIGEPVRRPRQELDRIGLADGFVLFVGRFVPEKGCHLLLEAYGKLPAELRARHRLVMAGGSGFTDDYAAGLRAAASPEVLFPGYVHGRLLEELYSHAALVVLPSTLEGLSIALLEGMSYGRCCLVSDIAPNLEVSGGCAPAFASGDAGALGAAMAGLLADPAARERHGEASRLRVLATYSWENAAVDTLALYRRVLGREKSV, encoded by the coding sequence GTGAGCGAAGCGCCCATCCGCGTGGCGATGATCGGCCAGAAGGGTTATCCCCCCGTCCACGGCGGGATCGAGAAGCACGTCGCGGAGCTGGCCGCCAGGCTGGCTCCGCGCGGCGTCGAAATCACCATCTACAGCCGCCCCCACTACAGCGACGCCGACGGCCCCACCGCCATGCCCGGGGTCACGGTGCGCCGCCTGCCCAGCGTGCCGACCAAGCACTTGGACGCCATCACCCACACGCTGGCCGCCACCGCGGACGCGGTGCGCCACGGCTACGACATCGTCCACTACCACGCCCTCGGCCCCGCGCTCCTGTCGGGCGTGCCGCGCTGGCTGGGGCGCGGCCGCACGGTCGTCACCGTCCACGGCCTGGATTGGCAGCGGGACAAGTGGGGGCCGGTGGCCGCCGCGGTGCTGCGGGGCGGGGAGGGGGCCTCGGCCCGCTTCCCGGACGGGCTGATCGTGGTTTCGCAGGCGCTGCGGCAGCACTACGCGGCGAAGCACGGCGTGCAGGCGGTCTGCATCCCCAACGGGATCGGGGAGCCGGTGCGGCGCCCACGGCAGGAGTTGGACCGGATCGGGCTGGCGGACGGGTTCGTGCTGTTCGTGGGGCGTTTCGTGCCCGAGAAGGGGTGCCACCTGTTGCTGGAGGCCTACGGCAAGCTGCCCGCCGAACTGCGGGCCCGGCACCGGCTGGTCATGGCGGGGGGCTCGGGGTTCACCGACGACTACGCGGCGGGCCTGCGGGCGGCCGCGTCGCCGGAGGTCCTGTTCCCGGGGTACGTCCACGGGCGGCTGCTGGAGGAACTGTACAGCCACGCGGCGCTGGTGGTGCTGCCGTCGACGCTCGAGGGGCTGTCGATCGCCCTGCTGGAGGGGATGAGCTACGGGCGATGCTGCCTGGTGAGCGACATCGCGCCCAACCTGGAGGTGTCCGGGGGGTGCGCACCGGCGTTCGCGAGCGGGGATGCGGGGGCGCTGGGGGCGGCGATGGCGGGGCTGCTGGCGGACCCCGCGGCCCGGGAGCGCCATGGGGAGGCGTCGCGGCTGCGGGTGCTGGCGACGTACTCCTGGGAGAACGCCGCGGTGGACACGCTGGCCCTGTACCGGCGGGTCCTGGGGCGCGAAAAATCGGTTTGA